A section of the Selenomonas sp. AB3002 genome encodes:
- a CDS encoding toprim domain-containing protein — translation MYKLIGVRENLPEFSQQVERARQLYGTLEKDTDARPVVYSPPRKASAVRTELTPEGKERIKQYLRNCQQNILQTDFWRKRGFAKDFVKDHGLGYDVHEKRLIIPTDTAYVARTTQPDERIRYKNPKGVAVSLTGGEKLKEPGQVFVVEGALDALAIEQAGGKAISLNSVSNANLLVSKAKDSPAEFLITLDNDEAGERTGKELAESLAGQGLSVKFIPKAWQPCKDPGEWLELGGREVMGRRLQEITDPKEEVKTEAQEDKETYQQLYDRLMEHKPDHAKSDLIEYWQRVTGEIRNAVTRLHEAQKLCEALDLWTLAIGQAAKEFDFGAEELAPVREVLKEIGKKAQQETEDWQFIFDTMCQLDDFTREIIGKAVEDRKATPLLVLPKVQHAGSLDEALARLTPEHFEDIYYAAVKDISRKQAGIGIYEADKAMVPLLKEKGIGSAHISGILANSPRLDHLGQQEKLMDSHRFVEHISGKEREEAMTR, via the coding sequence TTGTACAAGCTCATTGGGGTAAGGGAGAACCTGCCGGAGTTCAGCCAGCAGGTAGAGCGGGCACGGCAGCTTTACGGCACGCTGGAAAAGGACACTGATGCAAGGCCGGTAGTTTATAGCCCGCCAAGGAAGGCTTCTGCCGTACGGACAGAACTAACTCCGGAGGGCAAGGAGAGGATAAAGCAATACCTGAGAAATTGTCAGCAGAATATCCTGCAGACCGACTTCTGGCGAAAGCGGGGCTTTGCCAAGGATTTTGTAAAAGACCATGGCCTTGGCTACGATGTGCATGAAAAAAGGCTCATAATCCCCACGGACACCGCCTATGTGGCCAGAACCACACAGCCTGATGAACGCATACGCTACAAGAATCCCAAGGGCGTGGCAGTGTCCTTGACCGGCGGCGAAAAGCTGAAAGAGCCGGGGCAGGTCTTTGTTGTGGAGGGGGCTTTGGATGCTCTTGCCATAGAACAGGCCGGAGGAAAAGCCATCTCCCTGAACAGCGTGAGCAACGCCAATCTTCTGGTAAGCAAGGCCAAGGATTCCCCCGCCGAGTTCCTGATAACCCTCGACAATGATGAAGCCGGGGAGAGGACGGGAAAGGAACTGGCTGAAAGCCTTGCCGGACAAGGACTTTCAGTAAAGTTCATTCCCAAGGCATGGCAGCCCTGCAAAGACCCTGGGGAATGGCTGGAACTGGGAGGCAGGGAGGTCATGGGGCGTAGGCTTCAAGAAATCACTGACCCAAAGGAAGAGGTGAAGACCGAGGCACAGGAGGACAAGGAAACCTATCAGCAGCTGTATGATAGGCTGATGGAGCACAAGCCAGACCACGCCAAGAGCGACCTCATAGAATATTGGCAGCGGGTGACCGGGGAGATCCGCAATGCTGTGACCCGGCTCCATGAGGCACAGAAACTATGTGAGGCTCTGGACTTGTGGACACTGGCCATAGGGCAAGCAGCCAAGGAGTTTGATTTCGGAGCTGAAGAACTGGCTCCCGTCCGGGAAGTGCTGAAAGAGATAGGCAAGAAAGCCCAGCAGGAAACCGAGGACTGGCAGTTCATCTTCGATACCATGTGCCAGCTGGATGACTTCACCCGTGAAATCATAGGCAAGGCCGTGGAGGACAGAAAGGCAACCCCCTTGCTGGTTTTGCCCAAAGTGCAACATGCTGGCTCTCTGGATGAGGCACTGGCAAGGCTTACGCCGGAGCATTTTGAGGACATTTATTATGCGGCTGTGAAGGACATAAGTAGGAAACAGGCCGGGATAGGGATTTACGAGGCCGACAAGGCCATGGTGCCACTGTTGAAAGAAAAAGGGATAGGCAGTGCCCATATTTCGGGCATACTGGCAAACTCC